The genomic region TTGCCAAATCTTACGCAAGGATTCACAAGGCTAACCTTATCAACTTTGGTATTCTTCCGCTTGTTTTCGTTAATCCGGAAGATTACGACAAGATTGATCAGGGCGACATCCTTGAGATTGATACCTCAAACTTTGCTCCCGGTGAAGACAACATCATCACCGTTATTAACAGAACGAAAGGTATTTCAATACCAACAAAGCACGGTCTGAACGAAAGACAGGTTAAGATTATCAAGGCTGGTGGTGTTCTTAAGTACGTTAAGGACAAGTTTGAAGGAAAAGCTGACTAATTCTGAGAATTCTGAGATTTTTAAGGGGGCTTAAAAGCCCCCTTTTTTAACTTACCTTTTCCACAAAAGAGATTGGAATTTCTATTTTAGGAGACATTGAAGCCGCTTTCAGTAAGAGAACAACTCTTTCATCACCTTTTTTGAGTTTCAACACCTGTCCTATTAAACCCCTGAAGGGTCCTTCCTTAATTTTTACCACCTCGCCTTCTTTCAGATCCGCTTTTTCGAAATCTATAATTGAGTTTGTTTTTTCTTTTAGGTTTTCTATAAAGCTTTCGTCTATATACGGTATGTTTCTGCCAAATCTTACGATATCTTTTACGCCCCTTGTGTATCTGACGTTGTTAAAGTGCTCGGCTATTGAAAACTTTGCAAACATGTAACCTGGGAACAACGGTTCTTCTTTTAAAAGTTTTCTCTTTTTAACCTTTACGATAGGATAAAAGTATTCAATGTTTATTCTTTCAAACTGGACAAAAACGACCTTTTCCTTTCTTGGTTTAATACTAACTATGTACCATTTTGGTTCGTTCATAACATTACTCATAAAGTCAGGCCTCCCTCTTTTATGAATCTTTCAAGCGCTTCTTCCCACGGTGGAATTTCAACGTTAAGTGTTTTGCTCAATTTTTTGTTGCTCATCGGTGAGAATCCCGGCCTTTTTGCTGGAAGTTTAAATGCGTCAGAGGTTACGGGTCTTATGAATTTATCCAGTTTGAGAAGTTTAAAAGTTAATCTTGCCCATTCAAATCTTGAGGTGTATCCTGAATTGACCAGATGGTAAAGGCCTGTCAGCCTTTCTTCGACTGCCTTTAGTGTGACGTCAACTATTGTTCTGGTAGATGTAGGTACTGAAAATTCGTCACATACAATTTTAAGAAAAGGCATCTTCTCTGCCCACCGGGTTAGTTTATATATGAAATTCTGTTTTCCCTTTCCGTAAACCCAGCTTACTCTGAAAATTAAATAATCATTTCCTATTTCCATTACCCGTTTTTCACCTTCAAGCTTTGTTTTTCCGTATTCATTTACCGGTGATGGTTCGTCGCTTTCTGTGTACAGGCCGTCTTCTTTTTTTCCGTCAAAAACATAGTCTGTACTGTAATGGATGAGAAAACTACCCGCTTCCTTTGCTGCTATGGCAAGGTTTTCAGGGCCGATTGCGTTGGTTTTGTAGGCAATTTCGTACTCTTCTTCGGCCTTATCGACTAAGTTGTAGGCCGCGCAGTTGATGATGACTTCCGGTTTAAGTTCTCTTACTGCTTTTACAACGCTATCAAGGTTTCCGATATCAAGTTCTTTGTGGCTTAGAGCTTTGAAATCTGTTCCTTTTTCCGTTAATTTTCGGATAAACTCCCCGGCCAGCTGACCGTTTTTCCCCGTTATGAGTATCACGTTTCCTCCTTCAACATAATTTGTGAGGTTAATTACATTTTAGCAATTAGCTTCAAATTTTCTCCTTTAGATATAAAAGTGTTATATTTAAATTTAAGGAAGTGGGAAAAATTCTGTAAATCAGGGGGGAAGATGGCTTTAGCAGTAGCTGCTTACTGGAAACCTCTTGATAATCATAAAGTCAAGTGTCTCTTATGTCCGAGAGAGTGTGTTATAGCGGAAGATCAGAGCGGTTTTTGTCTTGTAAGGAAAAATGTAGGTGGACGGCTCGTATCAACTGTTTATGGAGAAATTGCTTCTGGTGGTTATGATCCTGTTGAGAAAAAACCTCTCTACCACTTTTATCCCGGGCAGGTGATATTTTCCATCGGTACTAACGGTTGCAACCTTGACTGCCGTTCGTGTCAGAACTGGCAGATTTCAAGGCAGGAAACACATAGGGAAATTTTCCCGCCGCGGATGGCGGTTGATTACGCCTCAAGATATAACTCAATCGGTATAGCTTACACCTATAACGATCCGATAGTCTGGTTTGAGTACGTAAAGGATACTGCCTCTATGATAAAAGAAAAAGGTCTTGTAAACGTGATGGTAACTAACGGAAATATAAATCTTGAACCTTTAAAAGAGCTTTTGCCGTTGATTGATGCTTTTAATGTTGATCTAAAGGGTATGACCAAAGAGTATTACGCTAAATTTTCTTCCATGCCCAACCCGAACGTTTGGCAGGTTTGTGAAGAAATAAAAAAAGCGGGGAAACATATTGAACTTACAAAGTTGATAGTTCCTCGTTTTGATGAGTTTACCCCTGAATACTTTGAAACGTTTGCAAAATGGATTGCTAAAAATCTTGGCAAAGATACTCCTCTTCACCTTTCAAGGTTTTTCCCCGCTTACAAGTTAATGGATACGGCACCGACACCCGTTGAGGTTTTGAACATGGCTTACGATGTTTGTAAAGAGTATTTATACTACGTATATGTCGGCAATGTTATTGAACCTACGAGAGAGTCAACTTACTGCCCTGCCTGTGGTGCTTTGCTTGTTAAGAGGATAGGATACGAAGTCTCCGTTAATTTCTCTAACGGTAAGTGTCCTGAGTGTGGTAGGCCTGTAGATTTTGTGATTTAACTATCTAAACGGATTAGAGGGGGGAACATGGAAATTGTTAGTACCGTCTTTGGGAATGGGGAATTTATTCCTTCAAAGTACACCTGTGATGGTGAAGATGTGTCACCCTGTTTACTGTTCCTGGATCCTCCGGAAGGGGTACGGAGTTTTGCCCTTATAGTAGAGGATCCAGATGCACCGTCAGGGACATTTACACATTGGGTTATTTACGACATTCCGGGGGATTTCGAAGGTTTACCAGAGGACGTGCCTCCGGCCGGTAATCTTGAATATGGAATAAAGCAGGGACTCAACGATTTTGGCAGGATAGGTTACGGTGGTCCTTGCCCGCCTCCCGGAAATCCTCACAGGTACTTTTTCATTTTACTTGCTCTTGATGTTGAATCAACAGGCTTGCCCGCCGGAGCAACAAAATCTGAGCTTTTGAGAGCTGTAGATGGTCACGTTATTACAACGGCCGAAATGGTTGGCCTTTATGGGAGATAATGAGGAGGGAAGGAGGATGCCTTCCCTCAGAAACTCATCTGTTATACAGGAAGGTTGAATTCTCTTAAGACTTCGTTAAGGGAAGTTTTCTTATCGGTAGATTCTTTCCTCTTTCCGATAATTAGAGCACAAGGAAGTCCGTATTCACCTGCAGGGAACTTTTTAATTCTCGTTCCCGGGATAACCACGCTTCTTGCCGGGATTCTTCCTTTATATTCGACAGGTTCGTCGCCAGTCACGTCAATAATTTTTGTGGAAGCTGTTATAACGACACCAGCACCAAGGACAGCTTCTTCTTCTATCACTGCGCCTTCAACAATTATGCATCTTGAGCCTATAAAACAATTGTCTTCTATTATTACCGGTCTTGCGCCCGGTGGTTCAAGAACACCGCCGATTCCCACGCCACCTGACAGGTGTACATTTTTACCTATCTGTGCGCATGAACCTACGGTTGCCCACGTATCAACCATGGTGCCGCTCCCTACGTAGGCACCTATGTTTACGTAAGATGGCATCAGTATCGCACCAGGTTCTATGTATGAACCGTACCTTGCCGTTGCAGGTGGAACGACCCTTACGCCGCGCCTTTCCCAGTCTTTTTTGAGGGGAATTTTATCGTAGTACTCAAAAGGTCCAACTTCCATTACCTTCATTTCTGATATGGGGAAAAACAGGAGAATTGCTTTCTTAACCCAATCGTTTACCTTCCACTTTCCCACGCCTTCCCTTTCAGCTACTCTTATCTTACCTTCATCAAGAAGGGCGATTACTTCTTTGATAGCCTCTTTCGTTTTCTCATCTTTTAAAAGCTCTCTATTTTCCCATGCCTGTTCAATTATCTTTTTCAGTTCTTCCATTTTTACCTCCTTAATGTTTAAAGCCTTTCAGGTTGTTAGCAATTATTACCCCGGCCTGCTCTATGTCAAGTATTAATTTGTCAAGTTTTCTCTGAAGGAGGTTGTAGGCAACGTAGGACGGGACGGCAACTATGAGGCCAAGCACCGTTGTCAAGAGGGCTTCTGCTATTCCTGCAGAGAGCTGTTGAGGGTTTGCCATTGCTGCTGTTCCCGTGTCCAGAACGCCGAAAATTTTAACCATTCCAATTACGGTACCAAGGAGTCCTAAAAGAGGTGCTACAGTTGCTATCGTTGCAAGTAGCGTCATTCCCCTTTCAAGTTCAGCTATTTTTTTTCTTGCTATTACTTCAAATGCATTGAGGAAGTTGGTTCTTGATATTTCTCCAATGTTTCTGAACGCCTCTATTATGATTTCTGAAATCAAAAACTTGTTTCTTTTGCAAAATTCTATAACGTCTCCGATCTTTTCAGACGATAAAAGCAGTACCATCGTTCTTATTCCGTCAGGAGGTGCAATTTTTGATGATCTAAGTACCAGGATTTTTTCAATGACTATGGCAAGTGCCACTATAGACAGGAAAAGCAATATGTATCCTATGAATCCACTTTTGGAAATTATTGCTAAGGCGTTCATGTTTTTGCCTCCGAGAGGATTAGAAATTCAGTGCAGATTATACCATTTGCCCTTTTGTTATTGACGTTCCGTTTAAGGAAATATATTAGAATTTTGAATTAAGAGAAAAAGGCATTTTCAGAGAGAGGGAAAGATGAAAAGGGCAAAAATAGTTGCAACTTTGGGGCCGGCCGTTAGCGATGTTGAAACGCTTAAAAGGCTTGTTGAAGAGGGTCTTAATGTTGTTAGGTTGAACATGTCTCACGGGAGTCACGAAGAACACAGAGAGAGGATAAAACTTGTTAGAGAGGTTGAGAAAGAAACCAAAAAGCCGATTCCCATACTTGTTGACCTCTGCGGTCCAAAGATAAGGATAGGCAAGATAAAAAATGAGCCTTTATACCTTCACAGGGGAAATACGGTTGTTCTTACCTCTGACAGGAATCACGGTGATGATGAGATTTTCGTTAATTACGAGCGCCTTCCTGAAGAGGTTAAACCTGGCGAGGCCATTCTTTTAGCTGATGGTGCCTTCAGGTTAAGAGTAAAAGAAATTTCGGGAAGAAGGGTAATCTGTGAGGTTGTTGTGGGTGGTCCTTTGACTTCCCACAAGGGCGTTAACCTTCCTCATACTTCCCTTTCGATTCCTGCCCTGACACAGAAAGATAGAGAAGACGTGGAATTTGCCGTCAGAGAAGGTGCTGACATAATAGCTCTCTCTTTTGTAAGGAAGGCGGATGACGTCCTTGAGCTTAAGGCTTTGCTTGATACTTTAAATGCTTCCCATATACCAGTTGTAGCAAAAATTGAAAAGCCGGAGGCCGTAGATAGGATAGACGAGATTTTGGAAGCAGCAGATTCCATAATGGTGGCAAGAGGCGACCTTGGCGTTGAAATGCCAATTGAGAAGGTGCCTGTCATACAGAAAATGCTTATAAGGAAGGCAAATAGAAAGGGAAAGCCGGTTATAACCGCTACGCAGATGCTAAAGTCAATGGTTGACATGCCGATACCTACGAGAGCCGAAGTTACCGATATTGCAAATGCGGTTCTTGACGGTACCGATGCGCTTATGCTTTCAGAAGAAACGGCTGTCGGTAAGTATCCGGTGGAAGTTATAAAGACAATGTCAAAGGTGATAAGGGAAGCCGAGAAGATGTATCCTTACAGGCGTTATGAAGAAATTGAACCCGTTACGCTTCAGGATTCCCTTGCCAGGGCTGCCTGCGGTCTTGCGCAGAACAAACAGATAAAAGCCATCATCCCGTTTACGAGGACCGGTGCTACGGCCATGGCAGTTGCAAAGTTCAGACCTTCCGTTCCCGTTTTTGCAGTTACTCACGATGTTAAAACAAGCAGGAAGCTTGCACTTATTTGGGGTATTGAATCGTGCTTGACAGTTCAGGTTGATTCTGTTGAAAAGATGATAAACGTTTCCGTTCAAGCGGTTAAAGATAGAGGTATTGCAAAATCGGGCGATAAGATTATAGTTTTAGCAGGTGCACCGACAGGGGTGCCCGGCAGTACAAATTTAGTTAAGGTGGTTGAGGTTAGATAATGGCAAAGGCGAAGAAGAAGCTTCTCATTGTTGAGTCACCGGCAAAAGCAAAAACAATTCAACGCTATCTTGGAAAAGATTTCATTGTTAAGGCTTCCATGGGGCACGTTCGTGACCTTCCGGAAAAAGAGTTTGGTGTTGACATTGAAAAGGATTTTAAGCCTAAGTACGTGATAATAAAAGGTAAGCAGAAGGTAGTAAAAGAGATTAAAGAGGCCGCAAAGAAGGCTGATGAGGTTTACCTTGCTACTGACCCTGATAGAGAAGGAGAAGCTATAAGCTGGCACATTGCCCACATTTTAAAAAGATTAAAAAAAGACGGCATTTACAGGGTTAGATTTCACGAAATCACCAAAAAGGCCATTCAGGAAGCGATAAAGAATGCTGATACGATAGACGAGAAAAAAGTTGATGCTCAGCAGGCAAGGAGAATCCTTGACAGGATTGTTGGTTACACGATTTCGCCTCTCCTATCCCGCCGATTTAAAAAAGCCCTTTCGGCCGGTAGGGTTCAATCGGTGGCTTTAAGGCTTATCTGCGATAGGGAAGAGGAGATAAGGGCTTTTAAGCCAAAGGAATACTGGACGATAGAAGCCCTATTTGGTGCAGATGAGGGTGATTTTTCAGCAAAGCTTTCTGCCGTTGACGGGAAAAAGCTTTCAAAGTTCTCAATACCTGATGAGGCTACTGCTAAAGATTTGGTTGAAAAGGCAAAGCAGGCTGCCTCTTTTGTTGTTGCCTCTGTTGAGACAAAAGAGCGGAAGAGAAAGCCCTATCCGCCGTTTATAACGAGTACTCTTCAGCAGGAAGCATCAAAGCGTTTTGGATTCCCTGCAAAGCTTACCATGCAAATAGCACAGCAGCTTTACGAAGGTATTGACATAGGCAGCGAAAGGGTTGGTCTTATTACATATATGAGAACAGATTCAACGAGGGTATCAGACGAAGCCGTAAAAGAGGCGAGAGGCTTTATAGAGAAGGAGTTCGGTAAAGATTATCTTCCACAGAGGCCAAGGACTTACGAAGGGAAAACGCCAAAATCTGCCCAGGACGCCCACGAGGCAATAAGACCCACATCTGTGGAGAGAACGCCTGAAAGCATTAAGAATTACCTTACGCCCGAGCAGTTTAAACTTTACGATCTGATATGGCGCAGGTTTGTTGCTTCCCAGATGAAAGATGCCGTCTTTAACACCGTTGCAATGGATGTTGAAGGTAACGGCCTTGTTTTCCGTGCCACCGGAAGCACCGTAAAGTTTCCAGGGTTCATGAAGGTTTACAAAATTGATGTTGACGAAAAGCTGCTTCCGCCTGTTAAAGAGGGTGAAAGGGTTGAACTGAAAGATATTAAAGGTGTTCAGCACTTCACAGAACCCCCACCAAGATACACGGAAGGTACGCTTGTAAAAGCTCTTGAAGAGGAAGGGGTAGGCAGGCCTTCAACTTACGCAACGATAATTTCAAACATCATTCAAAGAGGCTATGTAGAAAAGGAAAAGCAGAAGTTAAAGCCGACGGAACTTGGTGAATTTATTAACGGTCTTTTGAAAAAGCTTTTTCCGAAGGTTGTTGACATAAAATTTACTGCAAACATTGAAGAAGAGCTTGACAAGATAGAGGAAGGTCAGAAAAAGTGGAAAGAACTTTTAAAGGAATTCTACTTTGGCGAATTTAAAGACCTCCTTGAGAAAGCAAAAAAAGATCTGAAAGAGCTAAAGGGTGAACCGGTTGGCCGTAAGTGTCCAAAGTGCGGTGCTGAATTGCTTAAAATATACGGCAGGTACGGTGCATTTATTGCCTGTTCAAATTATCCTGAATGCGATTACAAGGAAAACGGTAAAAAAGAGGACGAAAAAGTTGGCCGCAAATGTCCTGAATGTGGGGCAGAACTTGTGATTAAAAGCGGTAGATACGGAAGATTTATTGCCTGTTCAAACTATCCTGAATGTAAGTACACTGAAAGGATAACTTACGGAAAGTGTCCCGAATGCGGAGAAGGTGATATAGTAGAAAGGAGGAGCAAGAAAGGGCGCGTTTTCTACGGCTGCTCAAGGTATCCTGAATGTAAGTACACCGCCAATAAACCGCCAGAACCGGCAAAGAAGGAGAGTGAAAAATGAAAGTGGCAGTTGTTTCTGACAGCCACGATAACGTTGAAAAGAGCAGAAAGTTTGTAGAACTTGTTAACGGTATGGATGTTGGACTTGTAGTGCACTGCGGTGACATTATTTCACCGTTTACCATGGAGGTATTTAAGAAGGTGGAAGCACCTCTGACGGTTGTTTTTGGAAATAACGACGGTGAAGTTGCCGGTCTGCTTAAAAGCTTTTCTGAAATAAAGAAACCGCCTCTTTTCGTGGAGATTGACGGAAAAAAGGCGGTGGTCATGCACGAACCTGTACTTTTGGACGTTATTCCGGGGAGTGTTGATTTCCTGTTCTTTGGCCACACCCACGAGGTTTTCGTAGATAAGATTAAAGGGACTGTTGTTGTAAATCCCGGTGAACTGTGCGGCTATCTTTCAAATCATTCAACATTTGCTATACTTGATACGGCGACCGGCGAAGTTACTGTAGAGGAGATTTGATGTCTGCTGTAAACATAATAGAGAAGATACTCAACGAGAGACACGACTGTGAAATTGGAAATTTTGAGTGCTGCATTGTTTGTTCTTCAAGACTTTTATCCTGCAAGCTTTTTTCTTTTCCTTCCTGTGCTTTTATTGTTGCAAACGCCGGGTGTCAGGCGGCAACAAACCTTGCGTCTATTTACTATGCCGTTAAAACCTACAACCTGCCTCTCATCGGTGTTATAGAAACTAACGGTATATCGGTTAAGGACTTGATAGGAATGAATTTCCCCGCCGCAGAGGTAGAATTTAAAGTTCTCTCAAAGGTTTATGAAGAAAACTTTGAGATACTCGCACCGCTTTACGAATCGGAAGAACTGCTCAATACGGCTTTCATAGAGCTTAATATCGATGCTCAGGTTGATGTTATTAAAAACGTTCCTGAATTTGAAAAGCTTTTTGAAGAGAGAGGACTTTTAATATGCGGTTTTGTTTTTGATGAAGCCTGCGTTTACGGAGAAAAGCCGGGCTTTTACCTTACCAATTGTAACGGTCTGAAAGATCCGGAAGCCATAAGGCAGCTTGATTTTATGGAAAACCTACCGGAGCCTCTTTTAAAGGAAAAAGTAAACAGGCTTCACATCCAGATGTGACTCTGGAACTGTTCCTTGCGCCATTCTGAACCCCTTTTCAGTCATCAGGATGACACGAAACAAAACGTCATTCTGAGGCGCCCTGCGCCGAAGAATCTCAACAAACCTTTAAAATTCCCCCTTCCGTCATTCTGAGCTTCTTTTCTGTCATCCTGAGCGTTTCTTTGTCATTCTGAGCGCAAGCGAAGAATCTCATCCTATCAGCATGGACTCTCCGGTGCACAGCACCTCAGAGTGACGAAAAGGAACGGATTCTTCGGCTATACGTAGCCTCAGAATGACAAAAGAAAAAGTCATTCTGAGCGTAGCGAAGGATCTCCCTCACCCCATGAACAATTTCCACTCAGGTAATATATTTAATAACGTAATTATTTATCAGAACTTGATTAAGGAGTTAAAATATAATGCTAACAACGGAAAGAAAAGTTAGGTTGACGGATAAAGAAATTACGAAGATAAAAGAAGCTATTTTATCTGTGGATCCCACTGCCGAAATTATCCTTTTTGGCAGTAGAACGGATTTGAGTAAAAGGGGAGGTGATATAGATATTCTTGTTATCTCTTCAAAGATTGACTACAAAAATAGAAGAAGAATAAGAGTTAATCTCTTTAAAGAATTGGGTGACAGGAAGATAGACCTGATCATTACCCCTGATCCTTCTAAAGATGTTTTTACGAAACTTGCTTACAAGTACGGAGTTAAATTGTGAACATTGGAGAGAGAAAAGAGGTATTTTGTCAAAACTTGAAGCTTCTCAATAAGAGTATATACTGGCTGAAAAGATCCATTCAGAGAGTTAAGGCTGCCGGAAATTTCGAGAATCCTTCAGAAGAGCAACTTGAGATAATAGAAGCATTAATGAATAGATACTCCAGAGCGGTTGACATACTTATCAGCAAGGTATTGAGAAGCCTGGATTATCTGGAACTTGAGGAAATCAATAGAAAACTTGATATCGTAATAAGAGCCGAAAAAAGGGGGTTCGTGGAGGATTACAACATTCTTATAGAGATGAAAGATTTGAGAAATGAACTTGCACATGAATATCTGGAGGAGCGTTTGAGGGACAGATTGGAGGAGGTAATAGAAAAGAGTAAAAAATTGTTTGAAGTGGCGGATGAGATAAACCGCTATGTTCGGAAGTTGAAATATTGTGAGTGAATGCAATACTTGGTTGAAAAGATTACTGAATTATGAAGATCAAATTAAAGGAAGCAGTATGTGCAGTTGTTGTAACCCACAACAGGAAAAACCTTTTAATGGAATGTTTAGAAGTATTGCTATTATGATATGGACAATGTAGTTAAAAGTGCATTAGAAGTTTTGAGGAAAAGGTAAAATGAGAATAAAATTTTCTCGGCATGCAAAACGGCGGGCTAAACTATATAGACTTTCTCTGTTAGCTATTGAAAATGTTCTAAAAAAGGAAAATTTATCTCTTGGAAAACATGAAATTGTAGAAGAGATGGAAGGACATAAATTTCCAATAAAAATTGTAGTTAGCGTGGAAGAGGATACAGTAATAGT from Desulfurobacterium sp. TC5-1 harbors:
- a CDS encoding nucleotidyltransferase domain-containing protein produces the protein MLTTERKVRLTDKEITKIKEAILSVDPTAEIILFGSRTDLSKRGGDIDILVISSKIDYKNRRRIRVNLFKELGDRKIDLIITPDPSKDVFTKLAYKYGVKL
- a CDS encoding 2,3,4,5-tetrahydropyridine-2,6-dicarboxylate N-succinyltransferase, producing the protein MEELKKIIEQAWENRELLKDEKTKEAIKEVIALLDEGKIRVAEREGVGKWKVNDWVKKAILLFFPISEMKVMEVGPFEYYDKIPLKKDWERRGVRVVPPATARYGSYIEPGAILMPSYVNIGAYVGSGTMVDTWATVGSCAQIGKNVHLSGGVGIGGVLEPPGARPVIIEDNCFIGSRCIIVEGAVIEEEAVLGAGVVITASTKIIDVTGDEPVEYKGRIPARSVVIPGTRIKKFPAGEYGLPCALIIGKRKESTDKKTSLNEVLREFNLPV
- a CDS encoding transcription termination/antitermination NusG family protein produces the protein MSNVMNEPKWYIVSIKPRKEKVVFVQFERINIEYFYPIVKVKKRKLLKEEPLFPGYMFAKFSIAEHFNNVRYTRGVKDIVRFGRNIPYIDESFIENLKEKTNSIIDFEKADLKEGEVVKIKEGPFRGLIGQVLKLKKGDERVVLLLKAASMSPKIEIPISFVEKVS
- the topA gene encoding type I DNA topoisomerase; the encoded protein is MAKAKKKLLIVESPAKAKTIQRYLGKDFIVKASMGHVRDLPEKEFGVDIEKDFKPKYVIIKGKQKVVKEIKEAAKKADEVYLATDPDREGEAISWHIAHILKRLKKDGIYRVRFHEITKKAIQEAIKNADTIDEKKVDAQQARRILDRIVGYTISPLLSRRFKKALSAGRVQSVALRLICDREEEIRAFKPKEYWTIEALFGADEGDFSAKLSAVDGKKLSKFSIPDEATAKDLVEKAKQAASFVVASVETKERKRKPYPPFITSTLQQEASKRFGFPAKLTMQIAQQLYEGIDIGSERVGLITYMRTDSTRVSDEAVKEARGFIEKEFGKDYLPQRPRTYEGKTPKSAQDAHEAIRPTSVERTPESIKNYLTPEQFKLYDLIWRRFVASQMKDAVFNTVAMDVEGNGLVFRATGSTVKFPGFMKVYKIDVDEKLLPPVKEGERVELKDIKGVQHFTEPPPRYTEGTLVKALEEEGVGRPSTYATIISNIIQRGYVEKEKQKLKPTELGEFINGLLKKLFPKVVDIKFTANIEEELDKIEEGQKKWKELLKEFYFGEFKDLLEKAKKDLKELKGEPVGRKCPKCGAELLKIYGRYGAFIACSNYPECDYKENGKKEDEKVGRKCPECGAELVIKSGRYGRFIACSNYPECKYTERITYGKCPECGEGDIVERRSKKGRVFYGCSRYPECKYTANKPPEPAKKESEK
- the amrS gene encoding AmmeMemoRadiSam system radical SAM enzyme, coding for MALAVAAYWKPLDNHKVKCLLCPRECVIAEDQSGFCLVRKNVGGRLVSTVYGEIASGGYDPVEKKPLYHFYPGQVIFSIGTNGCNLDCRSCQNWQISRQETHREIFPPRMAVDYASRYNSIGIAYTYNDPIVWFEYVKDTASMIKEKGLVNVMVTNGNINLEPLKELLPLIDAFNVDLKGMTKEYYAKFSSMPNPNVWQVCEEIKKAGKHIELTKLIVPRFDEFTPEYFETFAKWIAKNLGKDTPLHLSRFFPAYKLMDTAPTPVEVLNMAYDVCKEYLYYVYVGNVIEPTRESTYCPACGALLVKRIGYEVSVNFSNGKCPECGRPVDFVI
- a CDS encoding metallophosphoesterase translates to MKVAVVSDSHDNVEKSRKFVELVNGMDVGLVVHCGDIISPFTMEVFKKVEAPLTVVFGNNDGEVAGLLKSFSEIKKPPLFVEIDGKKAVVMHEPVLLDVIPGSVDFLFFGHTHEVFVDKIKGTVVVNPGELCGYLSNHSTFAILDTATGEVTVEEI
- a CDS encoding YbhB/YbcL family Raf kinase inhibitor-like protein, whose translation is MEIVSTVFGNGEFIPSKYTCDGEDVSPCLLFLDPPEGVRSFALIVEDPDAPSGTFTHWVIYDIPGDFEGLPEDVPPAGNLEYGIKQGLNDFGRIGYGGPCPPPGNPHRYFFILLALDVESTGLPAGATKSELLRAVDGHVITTAEMVGLYGR
- a CDS encoding MotA/TolQ/ExbB proton channel family protein, coding for MNALAIISKSGFIGYILLFLSIVALAIVIEKILVLRSSKIAPPDGIRTMVLLLSSEKIGDVIEFCKRNKFLISEIIIEAFRNIGEISRTNFLNAFEVIARKKIAELERGMTLLATIATVAPLLGLLGTVIGMVKIFGVLDTGTAAMANPQQLSAGIAEALLTTVLGLIVAVPSYVAYNLLQRKLDKLILDIEQAGVIIANNLKGFKH
- the rfbD gene encoding dTDP-4-dehydrorhamnose reductase; its protein translation is MILITGKNGQLAGEFIRKLTEKGTDFKALSHKELDIGNLDSVVKAVRELKPEVIINCAAYNLVDKAEEEYEIAYKTNAIGPENLAIAAKEAGSFLIHYSTDYVFDGKKEDGLYTESDEPSPVNEYGKTKLEGEKRVMEIGNDYLIFRVSWVYGKGKQNFIYKLTRWAEKMPFLKIVCDEFSVPTSTRTIVDVTLKAVEERLTGLYHLVNSGYTSRFEWARLTFKLLKLDKFIRPVTSDAFKLPAKRPGFSPMSNKKLSKTLNVEIPPWEEALERFIKEGGLTL
- the pyk gene encoding pyruvate kinase — its product is MKRAKIVATLGPAVSDVETLKRLVEEGLNVVRLNMSHGSHEEHRERIKLVREVEKETKKPIPILVDLCGPKIRIGKIKNEPLYLHRGNTVVLTSDRNHGDDEIFVNYERLPEEVKPGEAILLADGAFRLRVKEISGRRVICEVVVGGPLTSHKGVNLPHTSLSIPALTQKDREDVEFAVREGADIIALSFVRKADDVLELKALLDTLNASHIPVVAKIEKPEAVDRIDEILEAADSIMVARGDLGVEMPIEKVPVIQKMLIRKANRKGKPVITATQMLKSMVDMPIPTRAEVTDIANAVLDGTDALMLSEETAVGKYPVEVIKTMSKVIREAEKMYPYRRYEEIEPVTLQDSLARAACGLAQNKQIKAIIPFTRTGATAMAVAKFRPSVPVFAVTHDVKTSRKLALIWGIESCLTVQVDSVEKMINVSVQAVKDRGIAKSGDKIIVLAGAPTGVPGSTNLVKVVEVR
- a CDS encoding DUF4258 domain-containing protein, whose protein sequence is MRIKFSRHAKRRAKLYRLSLLAIENVLKKENLSLGKHEIVEEMEGHKFPIKIVVSVEEDTVIVITAYPLKRRKKKR